In Vreelandella piezotolerans, one genomic interval encodes:
- a CDS encoding YihY/virulence factor BrkB family protein: MGQQAREPLGERGRSADVPNDIPKRGWQDIAWRVVRAARRDRVTMFAAGVAFYALLALFPTIAAVVSVWGLLFDPVEAGRQLYTISRFMPPDAANLIDQQAQDVVESTESGNVLTALAGLLIAMFIASKAVSVLVIGLNAVYGEQEQRSLLYRGVVLVSLTFGLICMTLVSLGFIAIVPALVDRLMIEPPMDRVLQWLRWPALLVLMSLLIALLYRFAPYRRSPQWRWLSYGTLFATLMWLLGSGGLSLYVRYFSTFSELYGSIGAVVALMLWFWLSAFVVLFGAELNCEMERQTCHDTTVGEARPLGEREAFAADTIGIENPWNSDRAARQRPPCDGGQE, encoded by the coding sequence GTGGGGCAACAAGCAAGAGAGCCATTGGGTGAGCGCGGCCGAAGTGCCGATGTGCCCAACGATATTCCAAAGCGTGGTTGGCAGGATATTGCGTGGCGCGTCGTGCGCGCCGCGCGCCGAGACCGGGTCACCATGTTTGCCGCAGGGGTGGCATTTTACGCGCTGCTGGCGCTGTTTCCGACCATTGCGGCGGTAGTGTCGGTATGGGGACTACTGTTCGATCCTGTCGAGGCGGGGCGGCAGCTCTATACGATCAGCCGCTTCATGCCGCCGGACGCGGCCAACTTGATCGATCAGCAGGCGCAAGACGTGGTCGAGAGCACCGAGTCGGGTAATGTCCTGACCGCGTTGGCGGGGCTGCTCATTGCCATGTTCATTGCCTCGAAAGCAGTCTCGGTGCTGGTCATTGGTCTCAACGCGGTATATGGCGAGCAAGAGCAGCGTTCACTGCTCTATCGAGGGGTGGTCCTCGTTTCGCTGACCTTTGGCTTGATTTGCATGACGCTGGTCTCCCTGGGATTCATCGCCATCGTGCCAGCGCTAGTGGACCGATTGATGATCGAGCCTCCTATGGATCGAGTGCTGCAGTGGCTGCGCTGGCCGGCGCTGCTGGTATTGATGAGCCTACTGATCGCACTGCTCTACCGCTTTGCACCTTATCGCCGCTCACCGCAGTGGCGTTGGCTGAGTTACGGCACGCTGTTTGCGACGCTTATGTGGCTGCTGGGCTCGGGAGGGTTGTCACTCTACGTGCGCTACTTTTCGACCTTTAGCGAACTGTACGGCTCGATAGGTGCCGTGGTGGCCCTGATGCTGTGGTTTTGGCTCTCGGCCTTCGTCGTGTTGTTCGGAGCGGAGCTCAACTGTGAAATGGAGCGTCAAACCTGCCACGACACCACCGTGGGCGAGGCGCGCCCGTTAGGCGAGCGCGAGGCGTTTGCTGCCGATACCATCGGCATCGAAAACCCCTGGAATAGCGACCGTGCCGCGAGACAGCGGCCGCCGTGCGATGGAGGTCAAGAGTGA
- a CDS encoding complex I subunit 5 family protein — protein MSSLLLAVALLWPLIVAGSSVWSAYRVPVQQRHFISMMWVSAAWPALPLAYVGDVQWTMDAWMLGGYWELNALSRPWLAFTALLWSMAAFHARGYFADEQRQAQGGDASAQRRLQRLTLLWPLTLLGNILLIVAQDIASFYFGFALMTFAAYALVVHNGTPAAKLGAKAYLVLAVIGEGLILGGFLWAAGTSDTLTLKGVRDTLATADHGAWMALLLWLGLGVKAGVIGLHVWLPLAHPVAPAPASAVLSGAMIKAGLLGWLTVLPLGMESLSPAMMQFGNVVLVAGFAAAFGAALYGIWQSHPKAILAYSSISQMGMLTALVGMGIVVPAVWPALLPAIILFAGHHALAKGALFMGTSVSEHMPKWPTSLLFLLIALPGISLTGALAAGMFSKWGVKHALYEFEQERIIALLTWAAMGTAALVTVCVWRQWQQRQRGNSHSFQWGAWLAALIAALMTPLWLPLPEGSVIAPPLNEWLGIIWPFPVGVVGMALGLLALRRFDVPTPPAGDWWWGYHSLATLGLSAARSLAARCGRGKTTSVALALKGERLLMKGLLRGLSVESWMRQHGGGLMMALAVLLALLLIWEGQ, from the coding sequence ATGAGTTCACTGCTGTTGGCCGTGGCCTTACTCTGGCCGCTTATCGTGGCAGGCAGTAGCGTTTGGAGCGCTTACCGAGTCCCTGTTCAACAGCGTCATTTCATTTCGATGATGTGGGTAAGTGCTGCCTGGCCTGCTTTACCGCTGGCGTATGTGGGTGACGTGCAGTGGACCATGGATGCTTGGATGTTAGGTGGGTATTGGGAGCTGAATGCGCTCAGCCGACCGTGGCTAGCCTTTACTGCTCTGCTTTGGAGTATGGCGGCGTTTCATGCACGAGGTTACTTCGCCGATGAACAGCGTCAGGCACAAGGAGGGGATGCGTCGGCACAACGGCGTTTACAGCGTTTAACCTTACTGTGGCCGCTAACCTTGCTGGGCAACATTCTTCTGATAGTCGCCCAGGATATTGCCAGTTTTTATTTTGGCTTTGCGCTGATGACCTTCGCTGCGTATGCGCTGGTGGTGCATAACGGCACTCCGGCCGCGAAGCTGGGGGCTAAGGCCTATCTTGTGCTGGCCGTTATCGGTGAAGGTTTGATATTAGGTGGTTTTCTCTGGGCCGCAGGCACCTCGGATACGTTAACACTCAAAGGCGTGCGCGACACCCTGGCCACGGCAGACCATGGTGCGTGGATGGCGCTGTTGCTGTGGCTGGGTTTAGGCGTGAAAGCGGGGGTGATTGGGCTGCATGTTTGGTTACCATTAGCGCACCCCGTGGCTCCCGCGCCCGCCAGCGCTGTCCTCAGCGGCGCCATGATCAAGGCAGGCTTGTTGGGTTGGTTGACCGTGTTGCCGTTGGGAATGGAGTCGCTATCTCCTGCCATGATGCAGTTTGGCAATGTCGTATTGGTGGCAGGGTTTGCAGCAGCATTTGGTGCGGCCCTGTACGGCATTTGGCAGTCGCATCCCAAAGCAATTTTGGCCTACTCCAGTATCAGCCAAATGGGCATGTTAACGGCGTTAGTGGGTATGGGAATCGTCGTGCCAGCGGTATGGCCGGCCTTGCTACCTGCCATCATTTTGTTTGCGGGTCACCATGCGTTAGCGAAGGGCGCTCTCTTTATGGGTACCAGTGTGAGTGAGCATATGCCCAAGTGGCCCACCTCGCTGCTGTTTCTTTTGATTGCTCTACCGGGCATTTCGCTGACAGGCGCACTCGCGGCAGGCATGTTCAGCAAGTGGGGGGTGAAGCATGCGCTCTATGAGTTCGAGCAAGAGCGCATTATCGCACTATTGACTTGGGCGGCGATGGGCACGGCCGCGCTGGTGACGGTCTGCGTGTGGCGACAATGGCAGCAGCGGCAGCGAGGAAACAGCCATTCGTTTCAGTGGGGGGCGTGGCTAGCGGCATTGATCGCTGCGCTAATGACACCGCTGTGGCTGCCGTTACCGGAGGGGAGTGTGATCGCTCCTCCCTTGAACGAGTGGTTGGGCATTATTTGGCCTTTTCCGGTAGGCGTTGTCGGCATGGCGTTAGGCTTGTTGGCGCTGCGCCGTTTTGATGTGCCAACGCCACCTGCCGGGGATTGGTGGTGGGGATACCATTCCCTTGCCACTCTAGGCTTGAGCGCCGCACGCTCACTGGCCGCGCGATGTGGAAGAGGTAAAACAACCTCCGTGGCGCTGGCACTGAAGGGTGAGCGTTTGCTCATGAAGGGGTTGTTGCGCGGACTATCAGTGGAGTCATGGATGCGCCAGCATGGTGGAGGCTTGATGATGGCGTTGGCCGTTCTCCTGGCACTTTTGCTCATTTGGGAGGGACAGTAG
- a CDS encoding proton-conducting transporter membrane subunit: MNAAWLPLTTLATSLFAAVIIFSLPEEARRVRTSINLLAAVVKILLVIVMVGRVSEGYEDTFSFQIVGGVDFVLRADALGVMFAGLSSLLWLCTTIYAIGYLEGAANRKRFFGFFSLCVTSTLGIALSGNLFTFLIFYEMLTLSTYPLVVHAGSAKALAAGRVYLRYTLTAGVVLLLGVVLLYSLTNDHSFASEQGLSPYLDDHRGLLTLIFALLVGGLAVKAAMVPLHGWLPRAMVAPAPVSALLHAVAVVKAGAFGILRVIYDLYGIELSVELGVTTVLAVAASITIIYGSLRAIAQEELKPRLAFSTISQVSYVVLGVSLFGPFGTIGALAHLLHQGLMKVTLFFCAGNYAEELGIHRLDEMDGAGKRMPLTSLAFTVGALGMIGLPPTAGFITKWYLGMGAIEADMYWVVAVLVASSTLNAIYFLPIVHRLWFREGPAHGKGQWPKEQSLGRLETHGWLLWPAVLTAVISIGAGLLAGLPFSPLDWATRVAVGEYLP, encoded by the coding sequence ATGAACGCGGCTTGGTTACCCCTGACGACGCTGGCAACTTCCTTATTCGCGGCGGTGATTATTTTCTCGTTGCCAGAAGAGGCTCGACGTGTCCGCACGAGCATCAACTTACTGGCGGCGGTCGTTAAAATTCTCCTAGTGATAGTGATGGTCGGGCGTGTTTCAGAAGGCTATGAAGACACCTTTAGCTTTCAAATCGTGGGAGGCGTTGATTTTGTGCTGCGGGCGGATGCCCTCGGCGTTATGTTTGCGGGTCTTTCGTCACTGCTGTGGCTATGCACGACGATTTACGCGATTGGGTACTTGGAAGGGGCGGCCAATCGGAAGCGTTTCTTTGGCTTCTTCAGCCTGTGTGTCACCAGTACGCTAGGGATTGCCCTGTCGGGAAACCTGTTTACCTTCCTGATTTTCTACGAAATGCTGACACTCTCAACTTACCCGCTCGTGGTGCACGCCGGTTCAGCAAAAGCCTTAGCGGCCGGTCGAGTGTATTTGCGTTACACCCTCACGGCGGGCGTCGTGCTGCTGCTAGGCGTTGTCTTGCTGTACAGCTTAACCAACGATCACTCTTTTGCGTCAGAGCAAGGGTTGTCCCCCTACCTGGATGATCACCGTGGTTTGCTAACCCTTATTTTTGCGCTGCTGGTCGGTGGCTTGGCGGTGAAGGCAGCCATGGTGCCGCTGCATGGCTGGCTGCCCAGGGCGATGGTGGCACCGGCGCCGGTGAGTGCATTGCTGCATGCCGTTGCTGTGGTAAAAGCCGGTGCGTTTGGCATTTTGCGTGTCATATACGACCTATACGGCATTGAACTTAGCGTGGAGTTGGGCGTCACCACCGTGCTGGCCGTCGCTGCGTCTATCACCATTATTTATGGGTCGCTGCGGGCGATTGCCCAAGAGGAGTTAAAGCCACGCTTGGCGTTTTCGACGATTAGCCAAGTTTCCTATGTGGTGTTAGGCGTTAGCTTGTTTGGCCCTTTCGGGACGATAGGCGCGCTGGCGCATTTGCTTCACCAAGGCCTGATGAAAGTGACGCTGTTCTTTTGTGCTGGCAATTATGCAGAAGAGCTGGGGATTCATCGCCTCGATGAAATGGACGGTGCAGGCAAGCGCATGCCATTGACTAGCCTAGCGTTTACGGTGGGGGCGCTAGGGATGATCGGGTTGCCACCGACCGCTGGGTTCATTACTAAATGGTACCTAGGCATGGGCGCTATCGAGGCAGATATGTACTGGGTAGTGGCCGTGCTAGTAGCAAGCAGTACGCTGAATGCGATTTATTTTCTCCCTATCGTACATCGCCTCTGGTTCCGTGAGGGTCCGGCCCATGGCAAGGGGCAATGGCCTAAAGAGCAGTCATTAGGGCGGCTGGAAACCCACGGATGGCTGTTGTGGCCAGCGGTATTGACGGCCGTCATTAGTATAGGGGCTGGTTTGTTGGCTGGGTTGCCATTTAGTCCGCTGGATTGGGCAACGCGCGTAGCCGTTGGGGAGTACCTGCCATGA
- a CDS encoding complex I subunit 5 family protein encodes MIWRFGLYDNTFDPLWMTDWALAAVLLLPMVFGALGAVFRPSRLLPVALACLPILLAGGVMVLDYQQVGLLRWQWEVAGIELTLRLSGLSALMLLITQWTAAAVAVYTPGYLRLTLPNASVRWLWPLMGLLVSALSLIWLAADLLILYAALEAMGLAAVGMLLLSGKSAALQAGMRYLLLALVGSLAFLLGVALLMSQWGTLDLIALEARVEPEPLTWVAAALIGAGLALKAALFPLHGWLTPVHENAWTPVSALHAALVIKASLYILMMLWGILLPETLFAPRLVAWLGMLAIVWGGLVAWRADSLKTLIASSTVGQLGYLMVAFPLVLGPNIAPLPLSLAWDGFWLHLMGHALAKAAMFMAAGNLIIATGESSLKALAGTSRRLPLSLLIFGMAAVTLMGLPPSAGFTAKWLLLQSMVLTQQWLAVAALLAGTLLTAAYVFRVFRYSFDETAPRHDYQPLAPGMDAIALCLAVAAFALGLLAHFPLGLLHGGGG; translated from the coding sequence ATGATCTGGCGCTTTGGTCTGTACGACAATACCTTTGATCCCTTATGGATGACGGACTGGGCACTCGCCGCTGTGCTACTGCTGCCGATGGTGTTTGGTGCGCTCGGAGCCGTGTTTCGCCCCTCTCGTTTGCTGCCGGTTGCCTTGGCCTGCTTGCCGATTTTACTGGCTGGAGGGGTCATGGTATTGGACTACCAACAGGTCGGATTGCTGCGTTGGCAGTGGGAGGTGGCGGGTATCGAGCTAACGCTGCGCTTGAGTGGCCTTAGTGCTCTAATGCTCTTGATTACCCAGTGGACGGCCGCCGCCGTTGCCGTTTATACCCCTGGCTATCTCCGCCTAACGCTCCCCAATGCCAGCGTCCGTTGGTTATGGCCATTAATGGGGTTGCTCGTTAGTGCGCTTTCACTGATTTGGCTGGCGGCGGATCTGTTGATTCTGTATGCCGCGCTGGAGGCAATGGGACTCGCGGCCGTGGGGATGTTGCTGCTGTCGGGTAAGTCTGCGGCGCTACAGGCCGGTATGCGTTACCTCCTTTTGGCTCTGGTGGGGTCGCTCGCGTTTTTACTGGGCGTTGCCCTATTAATGAGTCAATGGGGAACGTTAGATTTAATCGCACTTGAAGCACGGGTGGAGCCAGAGCCCCTTACTTGGGTTGCAGCAGCCCTTATAGGCGCGGGGCTTGCCTTAAAGGCGGCGCTATTCCCTTTGCATGGTTGGCTAACCCCCGTACACGAGAATGCTTGGACGCCGGTCAGTGCACTGCATGCAGCGCTCGTCATTAAGGCCTCGCTCTATATTTTAATGATGCTGTGGGGCATCTTGCTGCCGGAGACGCTGTTTGCTCCCCGTTTGGTGGCCTGGTTGGGCATGTTGGCGATTGTTTGGGGTGGATTGGTGGCCTGGCGAGCCGATTCACTCAAAACGCTGATTGCCTCTTCCACTGTGGGCCAGTTGGGCTATTTGATGGTGGCCTTTCCTCTGGTATTAGGTCCCAACATCGCTCCGCTGCCTTTGTCGCTGGCATGGGACGGGTTTTGGTTACATTTGATGGGACATGCGCTAGCCAAAGCAGCCATGTTTATGGCGGCAGGCAATTTGATCATTGCCACGGGTGAAAGCTCACTGAAAGCGCTGGCAGGAACCAGTCGTCGGCTGCCACTTTCGCTACTTATCTTTGGCATGGCTGCCGTTACGTTAATGGGGCTACCCCCCAGCGCTGGCTTTACGGCAAAGTGGCTCTTGCTTCAATCCATGGTGCTGACTCAGCAATGGTTAGCCGTGGCGGCCCTACTGGCAGGCACGCTATTGACGGCTGCCTACGTGTTTCGCGTATTTCGCTACTCGTTTGATGAAACCGCACCGCGACACGATTATCAGCCGCTTGCGCCCGGCATGGATGCCATTGCTCTGTGTTTGGCGGTAGCAGCCTTTGCGCTTGGCTTACTCGCCCACTTTCCGCTGGGGTTGCTGCATGGAGGTGGTGGATGA
- a CDS encoding DUF4040 domain-containing protein encodes MIASIDTVESGLAVCLLMTAIGCLFDRHLLRACWLLVLFALLMSAAWWYLNAPWLALVEVILGSALTGGGFIYVLRTLPSQRLSMPRYDRTRVEWPHRLTKGLLIIAWSIMLGVATQFLLPDMALSLTAHPLILCSVVIVSLGMGAFALHHHLMRRLMAFNVLGSGVFLMLAGMAGTSPSAQALITVGLLIAWLGSLLGVLLLRQLVHQEGSAALNDEYAPVRPPS; translated from the coding sequence ATGATAGCGTCTATCGATACCGTTGAAAGTGGGTTAGCCGTTTGTCTACTGATGACCGCCATTGGGTGCTTATTCGATCGCCACCTATTAAGGGCGTGTTGGCTTTTGGTGCTATTTGCGCTGTTGATGAGTGCAGCGTGGTGGTACCTGAACGCCCCGTGGTTAGCCTTGGTGGAAGTGATATTAGGGAGTGCGCTCACGGGGGGTGGCTTTATTTACGTCTTGCGCACACTGCCCAGTCAGAGGCTATCGATGCCACGTTATGATCGTACGCGCGTCGAGTGGCCACACCGTTTGACGAAGGGGCTGCTCATCATTGCCTGGAGTATCATGCTAGGCGTGGCGACTCAGTTTCTATTACCTGATATGGCGCTTTCACTGACCGCGCATCCGCTTATTTTGTGCTCTGTGGTCATTGTATCGTTGGGAATGGGGGCGTTTGCTTTACACCACCATCTGATGCGCCGCTTGATGGCCTTTAATGTGCTTGGATCGGGCGTTTTCTTGATGCTCGCAGGCATGGCGGGTACGTCACCCAGCGCCCAGGCGCTCATCACGGTGGGGTTGCTCATCGCTTGGCTGGGGTCGCTATTGGGGGTTTTACTCCTTCGCCAGCTAGTGCACCAGGAAGGTAGCGCCGCCCTCAACGATGAATACGCCCCTGTAAGGCCGCCTTCATGA
- a CDS encoding alpha/beta hydrolase produces the protein MTAPGELIIEPKNGQPADACVFIIHGLGADGHDFEPLVPALALPESAHVRFIMPHAPRLPVTINGGMVMPAWYDILAMDLGRRVDEVQLKKSAERIQALIQEQIDQGIDSQRIIVAGFSQGGAVAYQAALPFPQPLGGLLAMSTYFATADSISPAEANRQLPIEVHHGNFDPIVPETLGRSGVDRLKTMGYSVNYRQYPMAHALCPQQVNDIGKWLSERLG, from the coding sequence ATGACAGCCCCTGGCGAACTGATTATTGAACCGAAAAATGGTCAACCCGCCGATGCATGCGTGTTCATCATCCACGGCCTGGGTGCCGATGGGCACGATTTCGAGCCGCTAGTACCCGCCCTGGCGCTGCCGGAAAGCGCCCATGTGCGCTTCATCATGCCCCATGCGCCGCGCCTACCGGTGACCATCAACGGCGGTATGGTGATGCCTGCTTGGTACGACATCCTGGCAATGGACCTGGGACGCCGCGTCGATGAGGTGCAGCTCAAGAAATCCGCCGAGCGCATCCAGGCGCTGATCCAAGAGCAGATCGACCAAGGGATCGATAGCCAGCGCATCATCGTGGCGGGCTTCTCGCAAGGCGGTGCGGTGGCGTATCAGGCCGCGCTGCCGTTTCCGCAGCCGCTAGGCGGACTGCTGGCGATGTCCACCTACTTTGCCACTGCCGACAGCATCTCACCTGCCGAGGCGAACCGTCAGCTGCCGATCGAAGTCCATCACGGCAACTTCGACCCCATCGTGCCCGAGACGCTGGGTCGCAGCGGCGTCGATCGTTTGAAAACCATGGGCTACAGCGTCAACTATCGCCAGTACCCCATGGCACATGCACTGTGTCCGCAGCAGGTCAACGATATCGGCAAATGGCTAAGCGAGCGTCTGGGTTAA
- a CDS encoding SLC13 family permease: MSLDAWIAVGVVLTIFPLMALSRLGPDIILMGAVVVLMTLGVIDPQQALGGFSNSGLFTVAFMYVLVASIRETGGIDLIIRYVLGRPSSERGALTRLLLPVASLSGFLNNTPVVATYIPAVLSWSRRLRLSPQRLLMPLSFASILGGTITLFGTSTNLVVHGLLIERYPDLSMGLFDLAWVGIPVAVAGLAYLILLGPRLLPARGGTAKAFANPREFTIEMEVDPGGVLVDRTVEEAGLRHLQELFLVEIERAGNVVSVVGPGEQLKGGDRLVFVGTSDAAVELQQIRGLIPSRDGASSLEKEFKERRLVEAVVSNQCQFIGQRIRDGRFRTLYGAAVLAICRGGERVTGNLGQVRLQPADVLLLEARPPFIERHRQSKDFLLISELNGSARPIHEKAPLAWGILIGAVLLAALGVLSMLNAAMLGAAMALLTGCCSVGAAKRGLDTQVLLTIAASFGVGAALHVSGAADAMAGGVLSVVAGNPWLLLVGTYAVVALLTELVTNNAAAVIIFPVVMAAAESLGVSPMPYVVAVMFAASASFLTPIGYQTNLMVHGPGGYRIADFLRVGGGLNVLTGVIVVALIPWVWPF; the protein is encoded by the coding sequence CGGACCGGATATCATTTTAATGGGTGCGGTGGTCGTGCTGATGACGCTGGGCGTCATCGATCCTCAGCAGGCACTCGGCGGGTTTTCCAATAGCGGTCTGTTTACCGTTGCGTTCATGTATGTACTGGTGGCCAGCATACGTGAAACCGGCGGTATCGATCTGATCATTCGCTATGTGTTGGGCCGTCCCTCGAGCGAACGTGGCGCGCTGACGCGGCTGCTATTGCCGGTGGCATCGCTCAGCGGCTTTCTCAATAATACCCCGGTGGTAGCCACCTATATCCCTGCCGTTTTGAGCTGGAGCCGCCGCCTGAGACTCTCTCCCCAGCGCCTGCTCATGCCACTGAGCTTCGCGTCGATTCTGGGCGGCACGATCACGCTCTTCGGCACCAGCACTAACTTGGTCGTGCACGGGCTTTTGATCGAGCGCTATCCGGACTTATCCATGGGGTTGTTCGACCTGGCATGGGTCGGTATCCCCGTCGCCGTGGCGGGGTTGGCGTATCTAATTCTTCTCGGCCCGCGCCTTCTACCTGCCCGTGGCGGTACGGCCAAAGCCTTTGCCAACCCCCGCGAGTTCACGATCGAAATGGAAGTCGACCCGGGCGGTGTCTTGGTCGACCGCACCGTCGAGGAGGCAGGTCTGCGCCATTTGCAGGAGCTGTTTCTCGTCGAAATCGAACGCGCCGGTAACGTGGTCAGCGTCGTCGGCCCTGGCGAGCAGTTAAAAGGCGGAGACCGCCTCGTCTTCGTGGGCACCTCTGACGCCGCCGTCGAGTTACAGCAGATTCGCGGGCTGATCCCCTCACGGGATGGCGCGTCGAGTCTGGAGAAGGAGTTCAAAGAGCGCCGTTTGGTCGAGGCCGTGGTCTCCAACCAGTGTCAATTCATTGGTCAGCGGATTCGAGATGGACGATTTAGAACGCTATACGGTGCGGCCGTGCTGGCCATTTGTCGCGGCGGCGAGCGGGTGACGGGAAACCTTGGACAGGTACGCCTGCAGCCTGCCGATGTGTTGCTATTAGAGGCGCGCCCGCCGTTCATCGAGCGCCACCGACAGTCGAAAGACTTTTTGCTGATCAGTGAGCTCAATGGCTCGGCGCGGCCCATCCACGAGAAGGCTCCGCTGGCCTGGGGTATTCTGATTGGCGCGGTGCTGCTGGCGGCGCTGGGTGTGTTGAGCATGCTCAATGCCGCCATGTTGGGCGCCGCCATGGCACTGTTGACCGGCTGCTGCTCGGTGGGGGCGGCCAAGCGCGGGTTGGATACCCAGGTGCTGTTGACCATTGCGGCATCGTTTGGGGTAGGGGCGGCGTTGCACGTCTCCGGGGCGGCGGATGCCATGGCCGGTGGGGTGCTCTCGGTGGTGGCTGGCAATCCATGGCTGCTGCTTGTGGGCACTTATGCCGTCGTGGCACTGCTTACGGAGTTGGTGACTAACAATGCCGCCGCCGTGATCATTTTTCCGGTGGTCATGGCGGCGGCGGAAAGCCTAGGGGTTAGCCCCATGCCCTATGTGGTCGCGGTCATGTTTGCGGCGTCGGCCAGTTTTCTTACCCCCATTGGCTACCAAACCAACCTCATGGTGCACGGGCCCGGTGGTTATCGGATCGCTGATTTTCTCCGCGTCGGGGGTGGCCTGAACGTGCTGACGGGGGTGATCGTGGTGGCGCTGATTCCATGGGTGTGGCCATTCTAA